Proteins encoded together in one Variovorax paradoxus window:
- a CDS encoding glycerate kinase type-2 family protein yields the protein MTASIQSLGPAPDPREAPRAFLEHLYRVAVDRALPLSTLGAHLPKPPKGRTLVLGAGKAGGSMVQALEALWPADAPLSGLVVTRYDHIPPRPEGVPQRIELVEAAHPVPDAAGQQAAERILALTQGLTADDLVLCLISGGGSSLLVLPAEGLTLEDKQRINKQLLDSGAHIGEMNCVRKHLSRIKGGRLAAACAPARVVTLTISDVPGDDAAVIASGPTVPDATTCADALAILDRYGIEVPAPVRAQLESGELETPKPGDAVFNGHEVHMIATPQQSLEAAAKAAREAGIEAHILSDEIEGESREVGKMHAALARAVANRGQPFARPCVILSGGETTVTIRPRQPGQAKGRGGRAGELCMGLAGALMGQPQVWALAADTDGIDGVEDNAGAFVTPDTLARATAAGRKLSDHLDRNDAYGYFDAIGDLFVTGPTNTNVNDFRALLIL from the coding sequence ATGACCGCATCGATCCAGTCACTCGGGCCCGCGCCTGATCCGCGCGAAGCACCGCGCGCCTTCCTCGAACATCTGTACCGCGTGGCGGTGGACCGCGCATTGCCCCTTTCCACGCTGGGCGCCCATCTGCCGAAGCCGCCCAAGGGCCGCACGCTGGTGCTCGGCGCAGGCAAGGCGGGCGGCTCGATGGTGCAGGCGCTCGAAGCCCTGTGGCCAGCCGATGCGCCGCTGTCGGGCCTCGTCGTCACGCGCTACGACCACATTCCGCCGCGGCCCGAGGGCGTACCCCAGCGCATCGAGCTCGTCGAAGCCGCGCACCCGGTGCCCGATGCGGCCGGGCAGCAGGCCGCAGAGCGCATCCTCGCGCTGACGCAGGGCCTCACGGCCGACGACCTCGTGCTGTGCCTGATCTCGGGCGGCGGCTCGTCGCTGCTGGTGCTGCCCGCCGAGGGCCTCACGCTGGAAGACAAGCAGCGCATCAACAAGCAACTGCTCGACAGCGGCGCGCACATCGGCGAGATGAATTGCGTGCGCAAGCACCTTTCGCGCATCAAGGGAGGCCGGCTGGCCGCGGCCTGCGCCCCGGCGCGGGTGGTCACGCTCACCATCAGCGATGTGCCGGGCGACGATGCGGCAGTCATCGCGAGCGGCCCCACGGTTCCCGACGCCACCACTTGCGCCGACGCGCTGGCCATCCTCGACCGCTACGGCATCGAGGTGCCGGCGCCCGTGCGCGCCCAACTCGAGAGCGGCGAGCTCGAAACGCCGAAGCCGGGCGACGCGGTTTTCAACGGCCATGAAGTCCACATGATCGCCACGCCGCAGCAGTCGCTCGAAGCCGCGGCCAAGGCGGCGCGCGAGGCCGGCATCGAGGCGCACATCCTCAGCGACGAAATCGAAGGCGAATCGCGCGAGGTCGGCAAGATGCACGCCGCGCTCGCACGCGCCGTGGCAAATCGCGGCCAGCCCTTTGCGCGGCCGTGCGTCATTCTTTCGGGCGGGGAAACCACGGTCACCATCCGCCCGCGGCAGCCCGGGCAGGCCAAGGGCCGGGGCGGGCGGGCTGGCGAACTCTGCATGGGCCTGGCCGGCGCGCTCATGGGGCAGCCGCAGGTGTGGGCATTGGCCGCGGACACCGACGGCATCGACGGCGTGGAAGACAACGCGGGTGCCTTCGTGACGCCCGATACGCTGGCGCGTGCCACCGCGGCCGGCCGAAAGCTGTCGGACCACCTCGACCGCAACGATGCGTACGGCTATTTCGATGCCATTGGCGACCTTTTCGTGACCGGGCCGACGAACACCAACGTCAACGACTTTCGCGCGCTCCTGATCCTGTAG
- a CDS encoding GntR family transcriptional regulator: MESSTTRSIVDALTKAIVEHRLQPGTKLAEQKLADHFGVSRTLVRQALFQLSQNKLIRLEPARGAFVAAPAVDEARQVFAVRRMLEAEMTREFVRTVTPAKIKALKEHVALEKSAVSGEDISGRTELLGDFHVRMAELMGNQVLAQILGELISRCALITLMYQSTSAAEHSNDEHADIVKALAARDEERAVRLMTEHLEHVEANLTFDRKVPTNDISLALS; this comes from the coding sequence ATGGAGTCCTCCACCACCCGTTCGATCGTCGACGCGCTCACCAAGGCAATCGTCGAGCACCGGCTGCAGCCCGGCACCAAGTTGGCCGAGCAAAAGCTGGCCGACCATTTCGGTGTGTCGCGCACGCTGGTGCGCCAGGCGCTGTTCCAGCTGTCGCAAAACAAGCTCATCCGCCTCGAGCCCGCGCGCGGCGCCTTCGTGGCGGCACCGGCTGTCGACGAGGCACGCCAGGTGTTCGCGGTACGCCGCATGCTCGAGGCCGAGATGACGCGCGAGTTCGTGCGCACCGTCACGCCCGCGAAGATCAAGGCGCTGAAGGAACACGTGGCGCTCGAAAAATCCGCCGTCTCGGGCGAAGACATTTCGGGCCGCACCGAGCTGCTGGGCGACTTCCACGTGCGCATGGCCGAGCTCATGGGCAACCAGGTGCTGGCGCAAATTCTGGGCGAGCTGATCTCGCGCTGCGCGCTCATCACGCTCATGTACCAAAGCACGAGCGCGGCCGAGCACTCCAACGACGAGCACGCCGACATCGTGAAGGCGCTGGCCGCCCGCGACGAGGAGCGCGCCGTGCGCCTCATGACCGAACACCTGGAACACGTCGAGGCCAACCTCACGTTCGACCGCAAGGTTCCGACCAACGACATCTCGCTTGCACTGTCCTGA
- the uraD gene encoding 2-oxo-4-hydroxy-4-carboxy-5-ureidoimidazoline decarboxylase, protein MSLTIAQLNAAVPADAVALLDGIYEHSPWIAQRALAARPFRSLAHLKHALVQALAASSGDEKIGLIRAHPELAGKAMVSKTLTAESTNEQSKAGLTDCTPEEFAKIQKLNADYNAKFGFPFILAVRGPRGTGLSKREIIDTFERRLFNHPEFELGEALRNIHRIAEIRLDDKFGADISLGNDVWDWHEALSAHTDPGYAEKGQLTVTYLTDAHRACAQQISSWMRDCGFDSVHIDAVGNVVGRYEGATPDSKTLLTGSHYDTVRNGGKYDGRLGIFVPMACVRELKRQGRRLPFAFEVVGFAEEEGQRYKATFLGSGALIGHFDPRWLDQKDADGITMREAMKHAGLDEADIPKIQRDPARYLGFVEVHIEQGPVLTELDLPLGIVTAINGGVRYVGEIIGTASHAGTTPMDRRRDAAAAVAELILYTEQRAAKDGDSVGTVGMLEVPSGSINVVPGLCKFSLDMRAPNNAQRDALTDDVLAELKAICARRGVRYEIEESMRASAAPSAPAWQQRWERAVDALGIPLFRMPSGAGHDAMKLHEVMPQAMLFVRGINSGISHNPLESSTNDDIQLAVEAFQHLLNDLATEQAH, encoded by the coding sequence ATGAGCCTCACCATTGCCCAACTCAACGCGGCCGTACCGGCCGATGCCGTGGCCCTGCTCGACGGCATCTACGAGCATTCGCCCTGGATTGCGCAACGCGCGCTCGCCGCGCGCCCCTTCCGCTCGCTCGCGCACCTGAAGCATGCGCTGGTGCAGGCATTGGCCGCTTCGTCGGGCGACGAAAAGATCGGCCTCATTCGCGCCCACCCCGAGCTTGCGGGCAAGGCCATGGTCAGCAAGACGCTCACGGCCGAATCGACCAACGAGCAGAGCAAGGCCGGCCTGACCGACTGCACGCCCGAAGAGTTCGCAAAGATCCAGAAGCTCAATGCCGACTACAACGCGAAATTCGGCTTTCCCTTCATTCTTGCGGTGCGCGGGCCGCGCGGCACGGGTCTTTCGAAGCGCGAGATCATCGACACCTTCGAGCGCCGGTTGTTCAACCACCCTGAATTCGAGCTCGGCGAAGCGCTGCGCAACATTCACCGCATTGCCGAGATCCGCCTGGACGACAAGTTCGGCGCCGACATCTCGCTTGGCAACGACGTGTGGGACTGGCACGAAGCACTCTCGGCGCACACCGACCCGGGCTACGCCGAAAAAGGCCAGCTCACCGTGACCTACCTGACCGATGCGCACCGCGCCTGCGCGCAGCAGATTTCGAGCTGGATGCGCGATTGCGGCTTCGACTCCGTGCACATCGATGCGGTCGGCAACGTGGTCGGCCGCTACGAAGGCGCAACGCCCGATTCCAAGACCCTGCTCACCGGCTCGCACTACGACACCGTGCGCAACGGCGGCAAGTACGACGGGCGCCTGGGCATCTTCGTGCCGATGGCCTGCGTGCGCGAACTCAAGCGCCAGGGCAGGCGCCTGCCCTTCGCCTTCGAGGTGGTTGGCTTTGCGGAGGAAGAAGGCCAGCGGTACAAGGCCACCTTCCTGGGATCGGGCGCGCTCATCGGCCACTTCGATCCGCGCTGGCTCGACCAGAAGGACGCCGACGGCATCACCATGCGCGAAGCCATGAAGCACGCGGGCCTGGACGAAGCCGACATTCCGAAGATCCAGCGCGACCCGGCGCGATACCTCGGCTTTGTCGAAGTGCACATCGAGCAAGGCCCGGTGCTCACCGAGCTCGACCTGCCGCTGGGCATCGTCACGGCCATCAACGGCGGCGTGCGCTACGTGGGCGAGATCATCGGCACGGCGAGCCACGCGGGCACCACGCCCATGGACCGCCGCCGCGACGCGGCCGCCGCGGTAGCCGAACTCATTCTCTACACCGAGCAGCGCGCCGCAAAGGACGGAGATTCGGTCGGCACCGTGGGCATGCTCGAAGTGCCCAGCGGTTCGATCAACGTGGTGCCGGGGCTCTGCAAGTTCAGCCTCGACATGCGCGCGCCGAACAATGCGCAGCGCGATGCGCTGACCGACGATGTGCTGGCCGAACTCAAGGCCATCTGCGCACGCCGCGGCGTGCGCTACGAAATCGAGGAAAGCATGCGGGCCTCCGCCGCACCGAGCGCACCCGCTTGGCAACAGCGCTGGGAGAGGGCGGTCGATGCCCTCGGCATTCCGCTCTTCCGCATGCCCAGCGGCGCGGGCCACGACGCAATGAAGCTGCACGAGGTGATGCCGCAGGCCATGCTCTTCGTGCGCGGCATCAACTCGGGCATCAGCCACAACCCGCTCGAATCGAGCACCAACGACGACATTCAGCTAGCGGTCGAAGCCTTCCAGCATCTGCTGAACGACCTCGCCACCGAACAAGCTCACTGA
- the xdhC gene encoding xanthine dehydrogenase accessory protein XdhC: MNGMVDQLLARLAREDAVLVRVESTQGSAPREAGTWMAVWAEGLTGTIGGGQLEFQATQEARELLAGRRTIDNVERYPLGPSLGQCCGGVVFLSYRRIAAADAPALQRELVAQLKPVALFGGGHVGAALARLLASLPFTVRWIDSRDGVFPEALPAQIDTEHSEPVQDAVAALAPGSRVLIMSFSHAEDLDIVIACLKRLRTHNDLPYIGLIGSKTKWATFSHRLEARGFTPEELARITCPIGVPGITGKEPEVIAVAVAAQLLQSLG, encoded by the coding sequence ATGAACGGCATGGTCGATCAACTGCTGGCGCGCCTTGCGCGCGAAGACGCGGTGCTGGTGCGCGTCGAATCGACCCAAGGATCGGCGCCGCGCGAAGCCGGCACATGGATGGCGGTGTGGGCCGAAGGGCTCACGGGCACCATCGGTGGCGGCCAGCTCGAGTTCCAGGCCACGCAAGAGGCGCGCGAACTGCTCGCGGGGCGGCGCACCATCGACAACGTCGAGCGCTACCCGCTCGGCCCGAGCCTGGGCCAGTGCTGCGGCGGGGTGGTGTTTCTTTCGTACCGGCGCATCGCGGCCGCCGACGCGCCGGCGCTGCAGCGCGAGCTGGTCGCGCAGCTCAAGCCTGTGGCGCTGTTCGGCGGCGGCCATGTGGGCGCTGCGCTCGCGCGGCTGCTGGCCAGCCTGCCGTTCACCGTACGCTGGATCGACAGCCGTGACGGCGTGTTCCCCGAGGCGCTGCCCGCGCAGATCGACACCGAGCACTCCGAGCCCGTGCAGGACGCCGTGGCCGCGCTCGCACCGGGCAGCCGCGTGCTGATCATGAGCTTCAGCCATGCCGAAGACCTGGACATCGTCATCGCCTGCCTCAAGCGCCTGCGCACGCACAACGACCTGCCCTACATCGGCCTGATCGGCAGCAAGACCAAGTGGGCCACCTTCAGCCACCGGCTCGAGGCGCGGGGCTTCACGCCCGAAGAACTGGCGCGCATCACCTGCCCCATCGGCGTGCCCGGCATCACCGGCAAGGAGCCGGAAGTGATTGCCGTGGCGGTGGCGGCACAGTTGTTGCAATCGCTGGGTTGA
- the puuE gene encoding allantoinase PuuE, protein MTVYDTTLPYPRDLVGYGRNPPHAQWPGGARIAVQFVLNYEEGGENATLHGDAGSEQFLSEMFNPASFPDRHISMEGIYEYGSRAGVWRILREFEKRGLPLTVFGVGMALERYPELTAAFKELGHEIACHGWRWIHYQNLDEATEREHMRLGMEAIEKLTGERALGWYTGRDSPRTRRLVADYGGFEYDSDYYGDDLPFWMKVQKTDGTVVPQLIVPYTLDCNDMRFALPQGYSHADPFFQYMKDTFDALYAEGDPAGDNSPKMMSIGMHCRLLGRPGRITALQRFLDHIGQHDRVWVCRRVDIARHWKQAHPFESAASGS, encoded by the coding sequence ATGACCGTCTACGACACTACCCTGCCCTACCCGCGCGACCTCGTCGGCTACGGCCGCAACCCGCCGCATGCCCAGTGGCCCGGCGGCGCGCGCATTGCGGTGCAGTTCGTCCTCAACTATGAAGAGGGCGGCGAGAACGCCACGCTGCACGGCGACGCGGGCTCCGAGCAGTTCCTTTCCGAGATGTTCAACCCGGCGAGCTTTCCGGACCGACACATCAGCATGGAAGGCATCTACGAGTACGGCTCGCGCGCCGGCGTGTGGCGCATCCTGCGCGAGTTCGAAAAGCGCGGCCTGCCACTCACCGTGTTCGGCGTGGGCATGGCGCTCGAGCGCTACCCCGAGCTCACCGCCGCCTTCAAGGAACTCGGCCATGAAATCGCCTGCCACGGCTGGCGCTGGATTCACTACCAGAACCTGGACGAAGCCACCGAGCGCGAGCACATGCGCCTGGGCATGGAAGCCATCGAAAAGCTCACCGGCGAGCGCGCGCTCGGCTGGTACACCGGCCGCGACAGCCCGCGCACCCGCCGACTGGTGGCCGACTACGGCGGCTTCGAATACGACAGCGACTACTACGGCGACGACCTGCCCTTCTGGATGAAGGTGCAAAAGACCGACGGCACGGTGGTGCCGCAGCTCATCGTGCCCTACACGCTTGACTGCAACGACATGCGCTTCGCGCTGCCGCAGGGCTACTCGCATGCCGATCCGTTCTTCCAGTACATGAAGGACACGTTCGACGCCCTCTATGCCGAAGGCGACCCCGCCGGCGACAACAGCCCCAAGATGATGAGCATCGGCATGCACTGCCGGCTGCTCGGGCGGCCCGGCCGCATTACCGCGCTGCAGCGCTTTCTCGACCACATCGGCCAGCACGACCGCGTGTGGGTCTGCCGGCGCGTGGACATCGCGCGGCACTGGAAGCAGGCGCATCCCTTCGAATCTGCCGCCTCAGGAAGCTGA
- the uraH gene encoding hydroxyisourate hydrolase produces MGLSTHVLDTMHGGPAAGMEVALYTTQGDDATLVKRFTLNSDGRSDGPLYDNNSLKAGTYRLVFDVAGYFKARGVKLPEPNFLNKVSLDFGVAHTDQHYHVPLLVSPWSYSTYRGS; encoded by the coding sequence ATGGGCCTGAGCACCCACGTACTCGACACAATGCACGGCGGCCCCGCCGCCGGCATGGAGGTGGCGCTGTACACCACCCAAGGCGACGATGCGACGCTGGTGAAGCGTTTCACGCTCAATTCAGACGGCCGCAGCGACGGGCCGCTCTACGACAACAACTCGCTCAAGGCCGGCACCTACCGGCTGGTGTTCGACGTGGCGGGTTACTTCAAGGCGCGCGGCGTGAAGCTGCCCGAGCCCAATTTCCTGAACAAGGTGTCGCTGGACTTCGGCGTGGCGCACACCGACCAGCACTACCACGTGCCGCTGCTCGTGAGCCCGTGGAGCTACTCCACCTACCGCGGCTCCTGA
- a CDS encoding M20 family metallopeptidase: protein MTDYAKLDAWIDAHFDEEVQFLQQLVRVPTDTPPGNNAPHAERTAELLRGFGLDAEKHAVPEQEVKDYGLESITNLIVRRPYGAGGRTVALNAHGDVVPPGEGWTHDPYGGEIADGSLYGRAAAVSKSDFASFTFALRALEAVAKPTKGSVELHFTYDEEFGGILGPGWLLKQGLTKPDLMIAAGFSYEVVTAHNGCLQMEVTVHGKMAHAAIPTTGVDALQGAVKILNALYAQNTLYQQVTSKVEGITHPYLNVGRIEGGTNTNVVPGKVVFKLDRRMIPEENPVEVEATIRKVIADAAAESTGITVEIKRLLLANSMKPLAGNKPLVDAIQKHGQDVFGEPIKAMGTPLYTDVRLYGEAGIPGVIYGAGPRTVLESHAKRSDERVVLEDLRRATKVIARTLSDLLA from the coding sequence ATGACCGACTACGCCAAGCTCGACGCCTGGATCGACGCGCACTTCGACGAGGAAGTGCAGTTCCTGCAGCAACTGGTGCGCGTGCCCACCGACACCCCGCCCGGCAACAACGCGCCGCACGCCGAGCGCACGGCCGAGCTGCTGAGGGGCTTCGGCCTGGACGCCGAGAAGCACGCCGTGCCGGAGCAAGAGGTGAAGGACTATGGCCTCGAGTCGATCACCAACCTGATCGTTCGCCGCCCCTACGGCGCCGGCGGCCGCACCGTGGCCCTCAATGCACATGGCGACGTGGTGCCGCCCGGCGAAGGCTGGACGCACGACCCGTACGGCGGCGAAATTGCCGACGGCAGCCTTTACGGCCGCGCGGCCGCCGTGAGCAAGAGCGACTTCGCGAGCTTTACCTTCGCGCTGCGCGCGCTCGAAGCCGTGGCCAAGCCGACCAAGGGCAGCGTGGAACTGCACTTCACCTACGACGAAGAGTTCGGCGGCATCCTCGGCCCGGGCTGGCTGCTCAAGCAGGGGCTTACCAAGCCCGACCTGATGATCGCGGCCGGCTTCAGCTACGAAGTGGTCACCGCCCACAACGGCTGCCTGCAGATGGAAGTGACGGTGCACGGCAAGATGGCCCATGCGGCCATTCCGACCACCGGCGTCGATGCGCTGCAGGGCGCGGTGAAGATCCTCAATGCGCTCTACGCGCAGAACACGCTCTACCAGCAGGTGACGTCGAAGGTCGAGGGCATCACGCACCCATACCTCAACGTGGGGCGCATCGAAGGCGGCACCAACACCAACGTGGTGCCAGGCAAGGTGGTGTTCAAGCTCGACCGCCGCATGATCCCCGAAGAGAACCCGGTCGAGGTCGAAGCCACGATCCGCAAGGTGATTGCGGATGCGGCCGCGGAGAGCACCGGCATCACGGTCGAGATCAAGCGCCTGCTGCTCGCCAACTCGATGAAGCCGCTCGCGGGCAACAAGCCGCTGGTCGATGCGATCCAGAAGCATGGCCAGGACGTGTTCGGCGAGCCGATCAAGGCCATGGGCACGCCCCTCTACACCGACGTGCGCCTTTATGGCGAGGCAGGCATTCCGGGCGTGATCTACGGCGCCGGCCCGCGCACGGTGCTCGAATCGCATGCCAAGCGCAGCGATGAACGCGTGGTGCTCGAAGACCTGCGCCGCGCCACCAAGGTGATTGCGCGCACGCTGAGCGACCTGCTGGCCTGA
- a CDS encoding alpha/beta fold hydrolase, whose amino-acid sequence MTERSSSMPADVHAVSHRFIDVDGMQIFYREAGPRDAPVLLLPHGYPCSSFQYRRLMPALADKWRLVAPDYPGFGLSDTPPADTFAFDFDAYAGFLEAFCDKLEIGRYGLYLHDYGSQIGLRLGIRRPERVAALIIQNGDIYEDTLGPKYKAIQEFWRDPSAKNRAVLEEAVSEDGFRAEFVGEVSEAQAAQIPPDLWKLHWPLMNTPQRREVSRKLMEGLKQNLEWFPRYQAYLREHQPPALIVWGPNDGYMPEASARAYLRDIPKAELVLTDGGHWLLETHLEQVVPVIRRFLSAALSR is encoded by the coding sequence ATGACCGAACGCAGTTCCTCCATGCCCGCCGATGTCCATGCGGTCTCGCATCGCTTCATCGATGTCGACGGGATGCAGATCTTCTACCGCGAAGCCGGACCGCGCGATGCGCCGGTGCTGCTGCTTCCGCACGGCTATCCGTGTTCGTCTTTCCAGTACCGCCGGCTCATGCCCGCACTGGCCGACAAGTGGCGGCTGGTGGCGCCGGACTATCCTGGCTTTGGCCTGAGCGATACGCCGCCTGCCGACACCTTCGCTTTCGACTTCGATGCCTATGCGGGCTTTCTCGAGGCCTTCTGCGACAAACTGGAGATCGGCAGATACGGCCTGTACCTGCACGACTACGGTTCGCAAATCGGCCTGCGCCTGGGCATTCGGCGCCCTGAGCGCGTGGCCGCGCTCATCATCCAGAACGGCGACATCTACGAAGACACGCTCGGCCCCAAGTACAAGGCCATCCAGGAATTCTGGCGCGACCCGTCGGCCAAGAACCGGGCGGTGCTCGAAGAGGCGGTGAGCGAAGACGGCTTTCGCGCGGAGTTCGTTGGCGAGGTATCCGAAGCGCAGGCCGCGCAGATTCCGCCCGACCTGTGGAAGCTGCATTGGCCGCTGATGAACACGCCGCAGCGGCGGGAGGTTTCGCGCAAGCTGATGGAAGGCCTGAAACAGAATCTCGAGTGGTTTCCACGCTACCAGGCCTATCTGCGCGAACACCAGCCGCCCGCCCTCATCGTCTGGGGACCGAACGACGGCTACATGCCCGAGGCTTCCGCGCGTGCCTACCTGCGCGACATTCCGAAAGCCGAGCTGGTGCTGACCGACGGCGGGCACTGGCTGCTCGAGACCCACCTCGAGCAGGTGGTTCCGGTCATCCGGCGGTTCCTGTCCGCAGCCCTTTCGCGCTGA
- a CDS encoding urate hydroxylase PuuD, protein MESYYLDWANLLLRWVHVITAIAWIGASFYFVMLDNSLEKPQDQESLDKGVGGEQWAVHGGGFYNMQKYALAPKKLPDHLHWSYWESYSTWITGFALFTMSYLWNASTYLIDKSKMDWQPGAAISVALAFFVVFWMVYDGICQVFGRRKHGDTIVGVLVAVFIAFATWLACQWFAGRAAFLLVGAMMATTMSGNVFFWIIPGQRKNVQALREGRPVDPVHGQRGKQRSVHNTYFTLPVLFAMLSNHYSFTYTHKYNWIVLLLIMLGGAAIRQFFVVRHRFKLGNAGNPLPYALIGIVVLGLTIVWMKPEPAAAPAAAAAAPAVAFKDVQKVLEQRCFMCHGAAVQMKNVRVDTPDQVAAHAQAIYQQVVVTKIMPMNNATGITDEERALIGRWFQAGAKTN, encoded by the coding sequence ATGGAAAGTTACTACCTCGACTGGGCCAACCTGCTGCTGCGCTGGGTCCACGTCATTACCGCCATTGCCTGGATCGGCGCCTCCTTCTACTTCGTGATGCTGGACAACAGCCTCGAGAAGCCGCAGGACCAGGAATCGCTCGACAAGGGCGTGGGCGGCGAGCAGTGGGCGGTGCACGGCGGCGGCTTCTACAACATGCAGAAGTACGCGCTGGCGCCCAAGAAGCTGCCCGACCACCTGCATTGGTCGTACTGGGAGAGCTACAGCACATGGATCACGGGCTTTGCGCTCTTCACCATGTCGTACCTGTGGAACGCCAGCACCTACCTGATCGACAAGAGCAAGATGGACTGGCAGCCCGGCGCGGCCATCAGCGTGGCGCTGGCCTTCTTCGTGGTGTTCTGGATGGTCTACGACGGCATCTGCCAGGTCTTCGGGCGCCGCAAGCACGGCGACACCATCGTGGGCGTGTTGGTCGCGGTGTTCATTGCCTTTGCGACCTGGCTGGCTTGCCAGTGGTTCGCGGGCCGCGCGGCCTTTTTGCTGGTGGGCGCGATGATGGCCACCACGATGAGCGGCAACGTGTTCTTCTGGATCATTCCGGGCCAGCGCAAGAATGTGCAGGCACTGCGCGAAGGCCGGCCGGTCGATCCGGTGCACGGTCAGCGCGGCAAGCAGCGCAGCGTGCACAACACCTACTTCACGCTGCCGGTGTTGTTTGCCATGCTGAGCAACCACTACAGCTTTACCTACACACACAAGTACAACTGGATCGTGCTGCTGCTCATCATGCTGGGCGGTGCGGCCATCCGGCAGTTCTTCGTGGTGCGGCATCGCTTCAAGCTTGGCAACGCGGGCAACCCGCTGCCCTATGCGCTGATCGGCATCGTGGTGCTGGGCCTGACCATCGTGTGGATGAAGCCCGAGCCGGCTGCGGCGCCCGCGGCTGCAGCAGCGGCCCCGGCCGTCGCATTCAAGGACGTGCAGAAGGTGCTCGAGCAGCGCTGCTTCATGTGCCACGGCGCCGCCGTGCAGATGAAGAACGTGCGCGTCGACACGCCCGACCAGGTGGCGGCGCATGCGCAGGCTATCTATCAGCAGGTGGTGGTCACCAAGATCATGCCGATGAACAACGCAACAGGCATCACCGATGAAGAGCGGGCGTTGATCGGCCGCTGGTTCCAGGCCGGCGCCAAGACGAACTAG
- a CDS encoding aminotransferase class V-fold PLP-dependent enzyme yields the protein MPATTHHANGLAFPEALMRAVKQRFLNVDHDHHGRERLYFDNAGGSFRLKAAVERFAQVDAIPDNAERIHAAAVELQQIQARGTDDLRTIFNARGGSVYASLTASGAMFDMVRAVAENVPGTNMVTTVLEHPSSFDAMSLYAQRAGRELRVARSNPETGGVDADEIVRLVDKETCLLNVIYASNISGAKLDLEQIVRRAREIKPDLYIVVDAVQHAPHGLIDLQKTPVDGINMAPYKFFGCRGSGLSWVSDRAALLPHHKLAGKKPDFWDLGSSAPWQFAVVTEIVDYVCWLGGHFSNAAERRALFEAGIAHIELHERALLAALLDGSGDITGLRNIEGVKVFLDHPDLTKRDLIIGIGFEHLDCTQAVVEYGKRGVTVYERVASSIYSKRMLDSFGLEGTVRVSPLHCNSLADMEKFLHVTQEIALSAKGLRTGTAG from the coding sequence ATGCCGGCAACCACACACCACGCCAACGGGCTGGCGTTTCCCGAAGCGCTCATGCGCGCGGTGAAGCAGCGCTTTCTCAACGTCGACCACGACCACCATGGGCGCGAGCGCCTCTACTTCGACAACGCGGGCGGCTCGTTCCGGCTGAAGGCGGCGGTCGAGCGCTTCGCGCAGGTCGATGCCATTCCCGACAACGCGGAGCGCATTCACGCCGCGGCCGTCGAACTGCAGCAGATCCAGGCTCGCGGCACGGACGACCTGCGCACCATCTTCAACGCGCGCGGCGGCAGTGTGTATGCGTCGTTGACCGCGTCGGGCGCCATGTTCGACATGGTGCGCGCGGTGGCCGAGAACGTGCCGGGCACGAACATGGTCACCACCGTGCTGGAGCATCCCTCGTCGTTCGACGCGATGAGCCTCTATGCGCAAAGGGCCGGCCGCGAGCTGCGGGTGGCCCGGAGCAACCCCGAGACCGGCGGCGTCGATGCCGACGAGATCGTGCGGCTGGTGGACAAGGAAACCTGCCTGCTCAACGTCATCTACGCATCGAACATCTCGGGCGCCAAGCTCGACCTGGAGCAGATCGTGCGACGCGCGAGGGAGATCAAGCCCGATCTCTACATCGTGGTGGACGCCGTGCAGCATGCGCCGCACGGGCTCATCGACCTGCAGAAGACGCCGGTGGACGGCATCAACATGGCACCGTACAAGTTCTTCGGTTGCCGGGGCTCGGGCTTGTCATGGGTGTCGGACCGCGCGGCGCTGCTGCCACATCACAAGCTGGCAGGCAAGAAGCCCGACTTCTGGGACCTGGGCAGCTCGGCGCCGTGGCAGTTTGCGGTGGTCACCGAAATCGTCGACTACGTGTGCTGGCTCGGCGGCCATTTTTCGAATGCTGCCGAGCGGCGGGCGCTGTTCGAAGCCGGCATCGCGCACATCGAGTTGCACGAGCGGGCGCTGCTCGCGGCGCTGCTCGACGGCAGCGGCGACATCACGGGCCTGCGCAATATCGAAGGCGTGAAGGTCTTCCTCGATCACCCGGACCTGACGAAACGCGACCTCATCATCGGCATCGGCTTCGAGCACCTGGACTGCACGCAGGCCGTGGTCGAGTACGGCAAGCGAGGCGTAACGGTGTACGAGCGCGTGGCAAGCAGCATCTACTCCAAGCGCATGCTCGACTCGTTCGGGCTCGAAGGCACCGTGCGCGTCTCACCGCTGCACTGCAACTCGCTGGCCGACATGGAGAAGTTTCTCCACGTCACGCAGGAGATTGCCCTCAGCGCGAAAGGGCTGCGGACAGGAACCGCCGGATGA